DNA sequence from the Pseudomonas tritici genome:
GCTTCTTCCTTGGCCTCAGCCAGTGGTTTTGCATCCGGCACAGTCGGAATGCGGATGGCAGGGTTGTAGGCGGCGATAACAGACATGATCCAGGCTCCGACTAAATAGGTATGCCTGCTGTATCGACCTCGGTACAAAAACCTTTATATGGTTGCCGGTTTTTTGTACACGCTGGCTTCAGCGACCTCCAGTGCGTTACCCTTACGTCTTATGTGTGTTTTCCCACAAGGATTTAAGAAATGTCCGAGCCAGTTAAACTGCGCGCTCACAGCCAGGCCCATTGCAAGGATTGCAGCCTGGCCCCCCTGTGCCTGCCACTTTCGTTGAATTTGGAAGACATGGAAGCGCTGGACGAGATCGTTAAACGCGGTCGCCCGCTGAAAAAAGGCGAGTTTCTGTTTCGCCAGGGCGACAAGTTCGATTCCGTTTATGCAGTGCGTTCGGGCGCGTTGAAGACGTTCAGCCTGAGCGATGGCGGCGAAGAACAGATCACGGGGTTCCACTTGCCCAGCGAACTGGTGGGGCTGTCAGGCATGGACACCGAGATTCACCCGGTGTCGGCCCAGGCTCTGGAGACTACGTCAGTGTGCGAAATCCCCTTCGAGCGCCTGGACGAACTGGCCCTGCAATTGCCGCAACTGCGCCGTCAGCTGATGCGCGTGATGAGCCGCGAGATTCGCGACGACCAGCAAATGATGCTGCTGTTGTCGAAGAAAACCGCCGACGAGCGCATCGCCACCTTCCTGGTCAACTTGTCCGCGCGGTTCCGTGCCCGTGGTTTCTCGGCCAACCAGTTCCGCCTGAGCATGTCGCGCAATGAAATCGGCAACTACCTGGGCCTGGCGGTGGAAACCGTGTCCCGCGTGTTTACCCGTTTCCAGCAGAACGAGTTGATCGCTGCCGAAGGCAAGGAAGTGCATATCCTCGA
Encoded proteins:
- the fnr gene encoding fumarate/nitrate reduction transcriptional regulator Fnr, which translates into the protein MSEPVKLRAHSQAHCKDCSLAPLCLPLSLNLEDMEALDEIVKRGRPLKKGEFLFRQGDKFDSVYAVRSGALKTFSLSDGGEEQITGFHLPSELVGLSGMDTEIHPVSAQALETTSVCEIPFERLDELALQLPQLRRQLMRVMSREIRDDQQMMLLLSKKTADERIATFLVNLSARFRARGFSANQFRLSMSRNEIGNYLGLAVETVSRVFTRFQQNELIAAEGKEVHILDPIQLCALAGGTVDA